ATAGGTCCATGTTTCATTTCTGCTGCAGGATAACCTTCTGCATGTATATAGGATATTTCTTTTAATTTTAAAGCTCCTTCTAAAGCAACCGGAAAATTAATTCCTCTTCCTAAATACAAAAAATTATTTACATTATAATATATTTGAGATATTTTTCTTATGATACTATCCACTATCTTCAATGTATAGTCAACTTTCTCTGGGATTAAACCTAATTCTTTACATAAGAATTTGTAACGATTATTATTAATGGTAGATCTGTTTTTTCCTATGATTAAAGATAATAATATAAGAACCGTAATTTGTGCTGTAAAAGCTTTAGTAGAAGCTACACCAATTTCAGGTCCTGCATGTGTATAAGCTCCTGCATCTACATTTCTCGCAATAGATGATCCTACTACATTACAAATTCCAAATACAAAAGCCCCTTTCTTTTTTGCTAATTTTAAAGCTGCTAAAGTATCGGCTGTTTCTCCTGACTGCGAAATCACAATAATAACGTCATTTTTTCCTAAAATAGGATTTCTATATCGAAATTCAGAAGCATATTCTACTTCTACTGGAATACGTGTAAGTTCCTCTAATAAATATTCTCCAATCAAACCAGCATGCCATGAGGTCCCACACGCCACTATAGTTATACATTTAGCATGGATAAAAATATCTTTATTAAATTCTACTCCATTAATACAAATAATTTTTTCCGGAATTAATAATCTACCACGTAAGGTATCTAAAATTGTTTTAGGTTGTTCATATATTTCCTTTAACATAAAATATTTATATTCCCCTTTTTCAATTTCTTTTAAATTAATTTTAAGTTTTTTAACAATTGGATTTAATCTATGATTATCTATAATCTTTCTAAGATCTAATTCTTTTCCTTTCTTAAGGATAGCCATTTCTCCATCCTTTAAATAAAGGACACTTTTAGTATAATTTATAAAAGAAATAGGATCAGATGCAACGAAAAATTCTTTATTATTTATTCCTAATGATAAAGGACTTCCTAATTTTGCAATTATAATTGTTTCAGGATGAGATTTTTCTACTACAACAATAGAATAAGCCCCTATAATTTCGTTTAAAGAAATTCTAACAGCTTCTTCTAATGATAATTTATTTTCTTTTTTAAGATATTCGATTAAGTTAACTAAAACCTCTGTATCTGTCTGACTTTTAAAAGTAAATCCATTTTTTAATAAAATAATTTTAATAGCATAATAATTCTCTATAATTCCATTATGAATTATAATAAGTTCATTAGAATTCGAAACATGAGGATGAGCATTGATATGATCTGCTATTCCGTGAGTAGCCCATCTTGTATGACCTATACCCGTAGTTCCTTTTATTTTTTTTTTACAAGAAGAAATTTTCTTCTCCAATTCATAAACTCTTCCTTTTGTTTTATATAAATTATATCCATTTTTATAGAAAACAGCAATACCGGAACTATCGTATCCTCTATATTCTAATTTTTTTAATCCATTAATAATGATAGGATAAGCTTCTTTATGACCCAAATAACCGATTATACCACACATTTTTAGATAAAATTATAATTTTTTTTATCTATTTATTAATTTAATTTATCTCTTCTAAAAAAGTTTCTTTATAAAATTGTTGATAAACGGTTTCTATCTCTTCTACAGGATAATATTTTAATACTAACAATTTATTTTCTTTTATATAATCTTCTATTTCCTTAGGAAAAATAAAATCTCCTTTTATAATAGAATCTGAAAAATACATACACAGTTTGATTAGATTAAAATAATTTGGTTTTTCCAACAATTTTAATTGTCTAGATTTTATTCCATCAGATTTAATTTTTTGAATAATATCTTTATTCAAAAAACCTTTAAAAGGTTTATTATAAATAGACACAATGATTTTTACAGTTTGATACACTGGATCATTTTTATATAAATTTTTGATATATAAAGGAATAAAAGAACTCATCCATCCATATATGTGTATAATATCAGGTTTCCAATTTAGTTTTCTTACAGTTTCTAAAACACCTTTTGTAAAAAATAAAGCTCTTTCATCATTATCTTGAAAAAAAATTCCATTTTCATCTTCATCTATTGCTTTTCTTTTAAAATATTCTTCATTATCTATAAAATAAACTTGTAATCTAGCATCAGGAATAGAAGCAACTTTAATTAATAAAGGTTGATCAATATCATTGATGACTAAATTTGTACCTGACAAACGAATAACTTCATGTAATTGATGCCTTCTTTCATTTATGATTCCGAAACGAGGCATAAATATACGTACATCATTTCCTGTTGATTGCATAAATTTAGTGACTTTCAATACAGAAAAAGATATTGTGTTCTCTGAAGAAAAAGGAAATAAATCCGAAGAAACATATAATATACGTTTACTTGTCATCTTAGAGTTATTTTATTTTTTATATATAGTAAAAAAACGGATCATTGCAAATATAATAAATAATAAACTAAGTTTAGTAACAAAAATATCAAGTAATTTTTTCGATTTAAAATCTTTAGATTCTAGATAGATATGTTTTTGTCATGAAAAAAAAAAGAAGAATAAAAAAAAAATATTATAATAATTTATCCACAGGATTTATTAAAATTACTCATCATGGATATGCATTTGTTCATGTAAGCGAATTTCATAAAGATGTCTTTATTCCTAAAAATAAAACAAATAGAGCTTTAGAAGGAGACTTAGTAAAAATTAGATTCTATTCTTCTCAAAAAAGAAAAAAAATGGAAGGAGAAGTGTTAAAAATAATTAAAAGAAAAACCAATCAATTCATTGGGATTCTAAAAATTAACGTTGAATCTAATAATAAATATGGAATAGTACGAAATAATAATATTCATGTAACTATATTAGTTCCAATACAGAAGTTGGAAAAATATAATCATAACGATAAGGTTTTAGTTAAACTTACATCATGGCCTAGAAAATCAAAAAATCCTATAGGTAAAATTGTTAAAACATTTGGAACTTGTGGAGAATATAAAACAGAAATTTTTTCTTTATTAGAAGAATATGGAATTTCTTATAAATTTTCTAAAGAGATAGAAAATGAAGCTGAAAAAATTTATTCTAAACAAACTTTAGATATAGATACAAGAAGAGATATGCGAAACGTTAATACTTTTACTATAGATCCTTTTAATGCAAAAGATTTTGATGATGCTCTTTCCATTAGAAAATTGAAAAAAAATACTTGGGAAATAGGAGTACATATATCTGATGTATCTTATTATATTAAAGAAGGAAGTTTATTAGACAAAGAAGCATATTTACGTGCTACATCCATTTATTTTGTAGGAAAAGTTATTCCTATGTTTCCTGAAATATTATCTAATGATCTTTGCTCATTACAACCAAAAAAAGATAAGTTAAGTTTTTCTTATATTTTTAATATAAATGAACAAGGGAAAATACTGAAAAATTGGTTTGGAAAAACTATAATACGATCTAATAAAAAATTTACATATGATGAAGTTCAATATATACTTGAACAAAAAAAAGGAGATTATTATGAAGATATTTACACATTATTTTTATTTTCTAAAATATTAATTCAAAATCGATTAAAAAATGGAGCTATTTATCTTGATAAAATGGAAGTAAAATTTAATTTAGATGAAAAAAATTACCCAATATCTTTATCTTTAGAAAAAAACAATGATGCTCACCGTTTGATTGAAGAATTTATGTTATTGACTAATCAAAAAATTTCAGAATTTGTTAGTTTAAATTCAAATAAAAAACCCTCTAATAAACTCTATATTTACAGAGTACACGATGAACCTGATCATAAAAAAATTTTTTTTCTAAAAAAAATTATAGAACCTTTAGGTTATTTTTTTAATTTAAAAAATTTAAAAAATTCTATAAATCATTTATTAAAACAAATTAAAGGAAAACCAGAACAAAATATGATTGAGAATTTAATTCTTCGTGCTATGAGTAAGGCTAAATATTCTACACATAATATAGGACACTATGGTTTGTCTTTTATATATTACACTCATTTTACTTCTCCCATAAGAAGATATTCAGATATAATAGCGCATCGTTTATTAAATTATTATTTAATAGAAATAAAAAAAGAAACAGATAATAAAAAAAATAATAAAGAATACAAACTTCATCCAATAGAATTTTATGAAGAACAATCTCAACACTGTAGTTATAAAGAACGTATAGCAACAGATGCAGAAAGAGAATTTCTAAAATTTATACAAGTTAAATATATAAAAAAATTTATAGGAAAAGAATTTTATGGTGTGATTACAGGTTTTACTGACTGGAGTGTTTATATTGATTTGTTATTATTTCAAACTGAAGGTATGGTGAAATTAGATGACATCAAAGAAGATTCTTATGTTTTGAATTCAAATGATTATACTATAATTGGAAAAAAACAAAAAAAAATTTATCATTTAGGAGATAAAGTTAAAGTTAAACTTATAAATGTTAATATGGAAAAAAAACAAATTGTTCTTGACTGGATAAATAACATGTAATTCTTTATATTTTAACTGAAGGAGGAACAAATATAGTATAATCTCCTCCGTTTTTTATAATATCTCTTACAATATAAGAACTGATATGGGATTTTTCATAAGAAGAAAAAAGATAAACTGTTTCAATAACATGTTTTTTATTTGATAATTCTTTATTAAGAATAGATATGTTTTTTTCAAATTCAAAATCCAATTGATTTCGAATTCCCCTCAGTAAAAATTGAGCTTTTTTTTTATACAAAAAGAAATAGTTAATCCATTGAATGAATCAATTTCTATTTTTGGTGATAAGCTGAAAAAAGTTTTTTGTATCCACTTTTTTCTTTTTTTAAGGGAAAACATATTTTTTTTTTCAAAATTTTTTCCAATGGCTACAATAATTTTATCAAATAAACTTAAAGCTCTAATGACAATGTCATAATGGCCTAAAGTAATAGGATCAAAAGATCCGGGAAATACTGCAATTTTTTTATTCATATTATTAGAAATATATTGTGTATATATATAAAATTATTTATCTAAAAAAAATAAAAACATAATTTATTTTTATTTCTGAATTTAAACTTATTATTATATTAATGAACAAATCATGTTATGATTGTTTACATAAATGTAAAAAAAAAGAAAAATTATTTCAAAAAAAACAATATGCATTAGATTGGTTAGCCAATATACAATCACCTTTTGAATATCAAAAATATGATATTATAGAAATAAAATTTAAAAATGATAGAAAAGAATTTTTTCTTAATCAAGAAAAAATACCCTTATCTCAAGGAGATATTGTAACTGTAGAACCTAAATCTGGAAATACAGGATACGATATAGGAGTAGTATATTTAACTGGAGAATTAGTAAAATTACAAACAAGAAATAAAATTATTAATTCAAATACTTTAAAAAAAGTATACAGGAAATCAACATATAAAGAAATAAATATTTGGAAATTTTTAAAAAAAAAAGAACCTTCCACTCTTTTAAAAGCTAAAAAAATTGCAAAAAATTTAAATCTTTATATGAAAATTTGTGATGTAGAATATCAAGGAGATGGAGAAAAGGCTATTTTTTATTATACAGCTGAAAATAGAATTGATTTCAGAAAGTTAATTAAAGAGTTCTCTTTACATTTTCATATACGCATAGAAATGCGACAGATAGGATATAGACAGGAAGCAGCCAAAATTGGTGGAATTGGTTCTTGTGGACGAGAACTTTGTTGTTCTACTTGGTTAAAAACTTTTAAAAGTGTAACAACAAATTCGGCGAGATATCAACAATTATCCATAAATATTCAAAAATTAACCGGACAATGTAGCAAATTGAAATGCTGTCTTAATTATGAATTAGATGCTTATTTGGATGCTATAAAAAATTTTCCAGACTTTAATAGCAAAATTCATACAGAAAAAGGAATTGCTAAATGTATGAAAATTGATATTTTTAAGAAAGAAATGTGGTTTTCTTATATCAAAAGACCTAATACTTGGTTCAAAATAAAAGTAAAAAAAATTAAAGAAATTTTAGAAAAAAATAAAATAACACCTTCTTTAGAGGAATTATCAACGATTAATACTATTCAAAAAACAGAATTAACATTTAAAGATTTGTCTATATAATAATAGAATTTTCATAATTACATTTTAAAATAATTTTACTTCGTGTATAAAAAAAAAAGTACAAAAATAAATCCTTATTTTCATAAACTTATTTTTTATTTTTGGTTTTTGTTTATTATAGGAATAAGTACGTTCATTAGTATTTTTTATGCAGCTTTTAAAGGTTATTTAGGTTCTTTACCTAATATTAAAGATATAGAAAATTCCACTATGAAAGTAGGATCAGAAGTATATGATTCTAATGGAATATTATTAGGTAGATTTTTTTCAGAAAATAGAACTTTGGTTAATTATCAACAACTTCCGAAAGATCTTGTGAACGCACTTCTTGCAAAAGAAGATATTCGTTTTCAATATCATTCTGGAATTGATATTAAATCTTTTCTTAGAGCGATCTTTTCTTTAGGAAAAAAAGGTGGTGGAAGTACAATATCACAACAGTTGGCTAAACTACTCTTTACAGGACCATCTGCAAAAAATAAATTCCAAAGGATACACCAGAAACTTTTAGAATGGGTTATGGCAATTGAATTAGAAAAACGTTATACAAAGGAAGAGATTATTACTATGTATTATAACAAATTTGATTTTTTATATAATGCAAAAGGAATAGAAACTGCATCTCACACTTATTTTAATAAAAAGGTTTCTGATTTAAATTTAGGAGAATGCGCTGTGTTAGTTGGAATGTTAGAAAATCCTTCTTTGTACAATCCCAAAAATTATCCTTTTAGAGCAAAACAACAAAGAAATTTAGTTTTATATCAAATGAAAAAATACAATTTTTTAAGTATTTATAAATATAAAAAAGAAATGGAAAAACCTCTAAAAGTTAATTTTAAAATACAAAAAAAAGATTTTGAATTGCTTACTTATTATGGTGAATTTTTAAAAAAAGAAATTCAAGAAGTTTTAGATGAGCATGAAAAAAAAACCGGGCAAAAACTAAATCTTTATTCTAGTGGATTAAAAATATATACATCTATTGATGCTAAAATGCAAAATTATGCAGAACAAGCAGTTAAAAGACATCTTAGCCAATTACAAATTCTGTTTAATCGTTTTCAAAAAACGAATAAAAATGCCCCATTTTTAAATATTTCTCCAGAAAAAACAAACCGTATTCTTATGTCTGCAATGCGTAGGACTTCTATTTACCAAGATTTAAAACAAAAAGGATTAACAGAAGATCAAATTATAAAAGAATTCAAAAAACCACAATTTATAAAATTATTTACTTGGAACGGATCCAAAAGAGTATTTATGTCACCATGGGATTTTATTCGTTACCAAAAAAGTATTATTCAAGCAGGAATGCTCTCAATAGAATCTTCTACTGGATTTATTAAAGCGTGGGTGGGGGGTGTAGATTTTAATTATTTTCAATATGATCATGTAGCAAAAACACAACGTCAAGTTGGGTCTATTTTTAAACCTATTTTGTATGCTGCAGCTATTAATGAATTACATTACAATCCTTGTACAAAAATTTCAAATGAGAAATTCCATTTAGGAAAATGGACTCCTAGAAATTCCAATGGAAAATACGGAGGTTTTCTTACTTTAAAAGATGGTTTAGCTTTTTCCGTTAATACAATTTCAGCTCGTTTAATATCACAAATGACTCCAAGTCCAGTAATTCATCTAGCAAAAAAAATGGGAATAGAATCTGTAATTCCTGAACATCCATCTATTGCACTTGGTTCTGCCGATTTAACTTTATATGAAATGACTGGAGCTTTTAACACATTTACGAATTATGGGACTTATGTAAAACCTTCTATTTTAGTGAAAATAGAGGATGAAAATGGTAACTTAATTAAAGAACATGTAGATCTTAGTAGAAGACAAGTTTTTAGTGAAGAAATTGGATATATTATGTTAAAATTAATGCAAGGAGTTGTGAAATATGGAACCGCAAAAAGATTAAAAACATACAATTTATCAGGAGATATAGCTGGAAAAACAGGAACAACTAATGAACATTCAGATGGATGGTTTATAGGTATGATTCCTAATTTAACTACTGGAGTTTGGGTTGGATGGGAAGATAGATTTTCTCATTTTGAGAGTATCAAATTAGGACAAGGAGCCAATATGGCTTTACCTATATGGGCTTATTATATGAAAAGTTTATATAAAGATATCAATTTGATTTATCATGAAAAATTGTTATTTCATAAGCCTAAAAATTATCAAACTTATTGGGACCATTGCAATGAAATTCATATTAAAGAACAAAACATAATTAATGAAGAAGAAAAGGAAAAAGAAAAAAATTCTTCAAAAGAAATTATAGATCTTGATGATAGTTTAAATTCAGAAAATAATAAAGATTATGATAAATAGTATATGATAAAAAAAGTATTAATTTTAGATAAAAATCATCCTTTTATTATATTCAAATTGAAAAAAGAAGGAATTATTTGTGATGAAAATTACAATGATTTAATTGATAAAATTGATGTATCTATATATGATGGTGTTATTTTAAGAAGTAGATTAAAAATAGATAAAAAATTTATTGAAAAAGCTAACAACTTGAAATTTATAGCTCGAATTGGATCTGGAACAGAAAATATAGATAAAAATTATGCTACAAAAAAAGGAATAACCTTAATTTCTTCCCCAGAAGGAAATAAAGACGCAGTTGCAGAACATGCAATAGGTATGCTTTTATGCATAATGAACAATATAATTTGTTCACATCAACAAATAATTACAAAAAAAAAATGGATTAGAGAAAATAATAGAGGAATAGAAATTATGGGAAAAACAATAGGTATCATTGGATATGGAAATATAGGAAAATCTTTTGCGAAAAAATTATCAAATTTTGATGTTAAAATATTATGTTATGACATTCTATCTAAAAGAGGGGATTTTTACGCAAAACAGGTTAATATGAATACAATTTTTAAAGAATCAGATATAGTAAGTTTGCACGTTCCTTATACAAAAAGGACAAAAGGAATGATAAACTATGATTTCATAAAAAAATTCAACAAATCTTTTTATTTAATAAATACTTCTCGTGGAGGATGTGTTATTACAAATGATTTAGTAGAAGCATTAAAAAATGGAAAAATATGTGGAGCATGTTTAGATGTGTTAGAATATGAAGAATTTTTTTTTGATAAAAAGATTTCTTGTCATAGAAAATTTTATAAAAAATTTCTTTATCTTATTCATTCTAATAAAGTAATATTTACACCACATATAGCAGGATGGACTAAAGAATCAAAATATAAAATGGATAAAAAAATTGTAGAAAAAATCATTTTTTTAAATCAAAAATTTATGAAAAATGATCATTTTAAATAATTTTTAAGCTATAGAGAGTATTATTCATTTTATCGACTTAAATTTTACTCACACGAATTTCAAAACTATATATTAATCCACAAAAAATTACATCTTGATCATTTTATCATTCAATAAACATCTTTTAAATATCTTCCTTCTTTTATCATTTTTTCTATAAAAACTTGTGAATCACATTTTCCTATTTGTTCTATAACATGAAAAATCATTTTTTCGACATCTATACTCATAGGAATTTTATTTCCGCAAACATAAATATAGGCTCCATTTTTTATCCAAGAAAAAAACTCTATTCTGTTTTCCCATATTTTATCTTGTACGTAAATTTTTTTTTCCTGATCTCTAGAAAAAGAAAAACTAACTTTATGAAGTATTCCTTTTTTTTTCCAATTTTTTATTTCTGTTTGATATAAAAAATTTGTGTCAAAATGTTGATCTCCAAAAAATAACCAATTTTTACCTTTAGCTTTTGTAACTTCTCTTTCATATAAAAAAGAACGAAAGGGAGAAATTCCAGTTCCAGGTCCAATAAGAATTATATCTTTATCCGATTTAGGTAATTTAAATATATGATTCTTATAAATTAGAAAAGATAGCTTATCTCCTATTTTTAATTTAGATAAAAAGTTGGAACAATGTCCATACACAGTTTTACCATTTAGTTGAAAATGATGACGAGATACAATAATATGAATTTCATTGTCATGAGCTGTAGGGGATGATGAAATGGAGTATAATCTAGGTTTTATAGGTTCTATAATTTTTATTAAATCTTTTAAAGAATATTTATTTTTCATAGGATATTCCATTAGTAGATTAATAAGTTTCCATTTATGATTTTTATAGTTTGAAAAAATATTATTTTTTTCAGATAATAAAGAATATTTTCTTAAAAAATTTTCAGACAAATGAAGAATATTTAGATTTTTTTTAAAAAGATTAAAAATCTTATTTTTTTCTTGGCATTCGTATTTTTCAAAATCTTTTTTTCTATTTTCTTTTATATATTTGATAATATCATTTACTTCATTATAGGGATTTTCAGGAAAAACTCCTATAGAATCTCCAGGTAGATATTCAACTTTTTTTTGAACGAAAATTTCAATATGACGAATTTCTTTATCAAGATCTTTTTTTTTATTATTTAAAATTATATTATTTACAACTTTTCCACATATTTTATAATTTATTATTTTTGTGTTTTTTTTTTTAAGAAAGTTAATAACTTCTAAAAACCATTTGTTTGCTTTAATTTCATAATCAACATCGCATTTATACAACGGAATAATTCTCACAGCTCCTATATTATGCAAACGTTTATCTACATCTTCTCCTGCTTTACAAAAATGAGAATAAGATTTATCTCCCAATGCTAATACACTATATTTCATTTTCTTTAAAAAAAGATTTTTATTACGATGAATAAAGTCAAAAAAGTCTTTTGCGGAAGAAGGAGGATCTCCTTCACCATGTGTACTCATTATAACAAAAAAATAATTTTCTTTTTCTAAATTTTTTAAGCAGTATTGATCTAAATTTATTAATTTAACTTGAAAATTTTCTTTTTTAACTTTTTGATAAAAATCAAAAGCTAAATTTTTAGCATTTCCTGTTTCTGTTCCATAAACTATAGTAATCTCGTTTTTTTTAGTAAGATCCTTCTTTTTTCGATGATAGAATAATAACCCAGATATATAACCACTCATCCATATAATTTCTTCTGGAGAAGATTCTTCTATCAGCTTAAGAAATATTTTTTTATTTGATTCAAATAACATTTTAATTTTTATTTTGTTTTTTTAAACAATAATTAAATTAATCTTTAAATCAATCAGATTTATAAGATCAAAAATTATTACGATTAATAGAGATTTCATCCATTACGAAAAAAGATTATCGACTGATAAATATCTTTCTCCAGTATCATAATTCAACGTTAATATTGTGGATTTTTTTGAAAATTTAGGCAATTGTTTTTCTATAGAAGAAAGAGATGCTCCAGTAGATATTCCAACAAGGATTCCTTCTTTTTTTGCCATTTTTTTAACATAATAAAAAGCTTCTTCTTTAGACACCAAAAAAGATCCGTCTAATATTTTAACATTTAAAATGGACGGAACAAAACCTGCACCTAAACCTTGCAAAGAATGAGGATTTGGTTTTCCTCCAAATATAACTGGAGATTCTATAGGTTCTACAGAATATATTTTTATATTTGGAAATTGGGTTTTCAATACTTCTCCAATTCCAGTAATATGCCCTCCAGTTCCTACTCCTGTTATAAAATAATCTATCCCTTTAGGAAAGGCATTAATTATTTCTTTTGCAGTTGTATTTTTATGTATATTCG
The sequence above is drawn from the Blattabacterium cuenoti genome and encodes:
- the cysK gene encoding cysteine synthase A is translated as MKVDSILKTIGNTPHVRLKRLFPNHKVWIKLERNNPGGSIKDRIALSMIEDAEKKEIIHKGDIIIEPTSGNTGIGLAIVCSVKKYRLILVMPESMSIERRKLFSIFGAKFILTPKEYGMKGAIQKAEELIETIPNSWMPKQFDNISNPNIHKNTTAKEIINAFPKGIDYFITGVGTGGHITGIGEVLKTQFPNIKIYSVEPIESPVIFGGKPNPHSLQGLGAGFVPSILNVKILDGSFLVSKEEAFYYVKKMAKKEGILVGISTGASLSSIEKQLPKFSKKSTILTLNYDTGERYLSVDNLFS